The region CGCGATCCCTGCTCAGTTTTTCCCGGGCATTGTCTCGGAGCGCCGGCCCGGGACCGGGAACTCCATGACCGAATCCCAAGCGGATTCGGGTCAACGGTCAGATGGCAGTCGTAGGGCAAGTGTGCAGGCGCGGAAAGAGCGGAAATGGCGCATTCACCAATGGGATTAGCCTTTTCGGAAAGGGTGTGGCGCTCTCACGGCAATTGCATGATCAACATTGAGGCATGTTCTGCCTGAAAATTGTGCATTGCCGCGCGGCTAGGCGTGGCGCTGCCTCGCTCGGTTCGAAAAGATCGCCAGCGTGAACTCTTGTTGCGTGGGTTTGGGGTGAGCTCGGGAAGGGGATGCCTTGTCCGCAAGCAGCCCTCGGGGCAGCTTGCGGACACCTGGCTCAGAGGCGCAGGCCCGCGGTCTCGTCGAGGCCGGCCATGATGTTGAGGTTCTGCACGGCAGCGCCGCTGGCGCCCTTGCCGAGGTTGTCGAGCACCGCGGCGAGGCGCGCCTGAGCACCGTCGGCGGCACCGAAGACGCGCAGGCTCAGCGCGTCGCTAGGCTCCATCGCGCGGTGCAGAAGCAGTTCGCCCGGGGTGTCGACGAGGACCTTGACCACCGGGCTGCCCGCGTAGAATTCGGCGAGGGCTGCGCGCAGTTCGTCGGGGCTGCCTGCCTTGTCCATCATCGAGAGGTGGAGCGGCACCTCGACCAGCATGCCGCGATGCGCAGGAACAACGGCCGGGGCGAAGACGGGATCGTGGCCGATGCCCGCATGGCGCTTCATCTCGGGCACGTGCTTGTGACCCATGGCGAGGCCATAGGCACGGTAGGCGATGTCGGGTTCCTGCTCGAAGCGCGAGATCAGCGCCTTGCCACCGCCCGAGTAGCCCGAGACGGCATGGCAAACGTAGGGCCAGTCGGCGGGCAGGAGGCCTGCGCGAACCAGCGGAGCCACGAGCGCGATGAAGCCGCTGGGGTAGCAGCCCGGATTGCTGACGTGGCGCGCGTCCGCGATCGCCTCGTGGCCGATCACTTCGGCAAAGCCGTAGGTCCAGCCCTCGGCGGTACGGTGCGCCGAAGAGGCGTCGATGACGCGCGTGGTCTCGTTGCGGATCATTCCGACCGCTGCCTTGGCGGCATCGTCGGGCAGGCACAGGATCACGAAGTCCGCATCGTTGAGCGCTTCGGCGCGTGCGGCATCGTCCTTGCGCTTCTCGTCGTCGAGGATGATGAGCTCGAACTCGCTGCGTGCCTCGAGCCGGGCCGCGATCTCGAGGCCGGTGGTGCCGGCGGCGCCGTCGATGAAGACCGTGCGTGCCATCAGGCGGCCCCGTCCGTTGCAGGGTCCGTTGCGGGAGCGAGCTGGTCGAGCGCGACGTAACCGACGAGGCCGTCCTCGCCGATCTGGCCCCAGGTCCAGGCGCCCGCGATGTCGAGCACGTTGAACGTGGTGCCCGCCTCGATCGTGGTGATGGTCTCGCCATCGCGGTGACCGGTCGCGCGCAGAAGGGCGCCCTCGAGCGTGCGGCGCGGCATCGGCACGGCGTAGTGCGGCACGAAATAGATGCCTGCCAGCTTGATGTGCGCGAGGTCGCCGCGCACGGGGAGGCAGTCGGGTTCCGCCGGGGTGCTCGGCCCGGTCATCGCCAGCATGCCCTCGATGTGCGAGGGGCGGGTATAGGAATCCTCAGTAGCCAACGCGGGTCTATCTCCAAAGGCAAAGATGGGCGCGCTTAGCTGTGCCATGGCCAATGTGCAAGCTTATGCGCCGTTCTGGCCGTAGCGCGAGGCGAGCATGTGCCATGCCGCACGCAGGCCGAGGGCTGCGCCACCCTTGCTGCGGCCGGGCTTGGCGGCCGGGCGCCAGGCGAAGGTGTCTAGGTGCGCCCAGTCGCAGTCCTTGGGCACGAAGCGATCGAGGAACAGCGCTGCCGTGCAGGCGCCTGCGAAACCGCCGGTGCCTGCGTTGTTGATGTCGGCGATGTCGGACTTGAGGTACTCGCGGTAGCCCTCGTGCAGCGGCAGGCGCCAGCACGGATCGTCGCTTTCCAGCCCTGCATCGAGCAGCGCCTGCGCGGTCCCGTCGCGCCGCGCGAAGAGCGCGGGCAGGTCGGGGCCGACGGCGACTCGCGCTGCGCCGGTCAGCGTCGCGAAGTCGATCACCAGTTCGGGCTCGCCCTCGCCGGCGCGGGCCAGCGCGTCGCCCAGGATCAGGCGCCCCTCGGCATCGGTATTGCCGATCTCGACCGAGATCCCGGCACGGCTCTTGAGGATGTCGCCGGGGCGGAAGGCATTGCCCGCGATGGCATTCTCGACCGCGGGGACGAGCAGGTGCAGGCGCACCGGCAGCTTGTTGTGCATGATGAGGCGGGCGAGCGCGAGCGCATGTGCGGCACCGCCCATATCCTTCTTCATCAGCAGCATGCCCGAGCCCGGCTTGATGTCGAGGCCGCCCGAGTCGAAGCACACGCCCTTGCCGACCACGGCCACGCGTGGATGCTTGGGGTCGCCCCATTCCAGCTCGATCATGCGGGGTGCATGGCTGCGAGAAGCGGCGCGGCCGACGGCATGGACCATGGGAAAGTCGTGCTCGAGCATGTCGCCACGGGTCACGCGCAGTTCGGCGCGGAAGGCCTTCTGCAGGCTTTCGGCTTCGGCCTCTAGCTGGGCCGGCCCCATGTCCTCGGCGGGTGTGTTGACGAGATCGCGCACCAGCATGACCGCCTCGGCCTCGGCGCTGAGCGCCTCGATCGACTTGACTTCGCTGGTAAGAAGCACGCGCGGGCCTTCTTCGCGCGGTTCGGACAAGTAGCGCTCGAAGGCGTACTGGCCGGTGATCCAGCCGAACATCGCGGGCCCCGGTTCGCCACCGACGCGCCGGTAGGTGCCGGCAGGAAGCTTCTCGGCGAGGCGCGCCATGCACCAGCTCGACAGGTTTGCGGCATCGGCGACGCCCGAGACCACCGCCCAGCCTTCGCCATCGGGAATGATCGCATGGTCGTAGCCGTCCGCGACGAAGCGCTGGGCATCGAGCGCTGCGCGCTGCGCGCCGTTCAGGCCCTTGCGAAAGGCGTCGAGGCCATCCTTGTCGACGAGGTGGATCGCGGTCGCGCTCTGGCCGCGGTCGGGCTGAATCAATGCGTTCTTGTCGCTCATGGCTTCGTTCTCTAGCCTCCCCGCGATCGATAGTGCGAGAGGAAATTTGGATGGGCATGGGCACTTGGGGTGAGCGACCCGCTTTGCAAGGGGCATCGGCTGCAAAGCGGATACTTGCCCTGACGCTTTGCGCCGGTTTCGGCCTTGTCCTGTCGGCCTGTTCGGGCGGCGCCGAGCAAGAGGCGCAGCAGGCTGTCCCGAGCGAGGGAGCAAGCGCTGCGGCGATGGGCGCAGCCACTCTCGATGCCTCTGCTGCGGATGCGACAGAGGCCGCATCGCCCGAACTCGAGTTCAGCCAGAATGCGGGCCGCGCGGTTGACGTCTCGACCGATCTTTACGAATTCCAGTACGCCTACCCCGATGCAGCCGGCGCGATCGCCCCGCTCAAGGCAGAGCTCGACGCGCGGCTCGACAAGGCGCGCAAAGGACTTGCCGAAGGTGCACGCGAAGAGCGCAAGGCGGCGAAAGAGGGCGGCTACCCCTACCGGACCTATTCCTATGGCGAGACCTGGAAGGTTGTCACCGACCTGCCCGGCTGGCTTTCGCTTTCCTCGGAGATCTACACCTACACGGGCGGCGCGCATGGCATGAGCGGGTTCAATGCGTTGCTCTGGGACCGCAAGGCCGAGGCGCTGCGCAAACCGCTCGACCTGTTCGCCTCGCCCCAGGCGCTGTCCTCGGCGCTGCGCGAGCGTTTCTGCAAGGCGCTCGATCGTGAGCGTGCGGAGCGGCGCGGAGGGCCCGTGAAACCCGATGACATGTTCGGCGACTGCATCGACCCGGTCGAGCAGACAGTGCTGCTCGGCTCCTCCAACGGCGCGACCTTCGATCGCATCGGCATCGAGGTCGGACCCTATGCCGCAGGGCCCTATGCGGAGGGCAGCTACGAGGTCACCCTGCCGGTCGACGGCGCCGTGATGCGCGCGCTCAAGCCGCAGTATCGCGGCAGCTTCTCGCCCTCCAGTTAGGCGCGTGCAATCGCGGTTGCGCAGTTCGGGGCGCACGCGGCCTCGCAATCGCTGTGCGAAATCGCTATGTGGGCGCCATGACCGATTATCAGACCGTCGAACCCGGAGACCAGACCGTCCTGCGCGACGGGACCATCAAGCTGCACGGCCCCGAGGCCTTCGAGGGTATGCGCAAGGCGGGCCGTCTCGCAGCGCAGATCCTCGACGAGATCGCGCCCATGGTGCAGCCCGGTGTCACCACCGCCGCGCTCGATGACAAGGTTCGCGAACTGACCCTCGATGGCGGCGCGGTACCTGCGACGCTTGGCTATCGCGGCTATGCGCACTCGTGCTGCATCTCGATCAACCACGTGGTCTGCCACGGGATTCCCAGCGAGAAGACGCTCAAGGACGGCGACATCGTCAACATCGACGTGACCCCGCTGCTCGACGGCTGGCACGGCGATTCGAGCCGCATGTACTTCTCGGGCGAACCCTCGCTGAAGGCGCGCCGCCTTGTCGACGTGACCTACGAGTGTCTGATGATCGGCATCGAGCAGGCCAAGCCGGGCAACCGCATCGGCGATATCGGCGCAGCGATCCAGCGCCATGCCGAATCGCACCGCTACGGCGTCGTGCGCGAATTCTGCGGTCATGGCCTCGGGCGCCTGTTCCACGATGCGCCCGAAGTCGTCCATGCCGGACGTCCGGGTACCGGTCCGGAAATCCGTCCGGGCATGTTCTTCACCATCGAGCCGATGATCAACCTGGGCAAGCCGGCGGTGAAGCTGCTCTCGGACGGCTGGACGGCGGTCACCCGCGACAAGTCGCTCTCGGCGCAGTTCGAGCACTCGATCGGCATCACCGAGGACGGCTGCGAGATCTTCACGCTCAGCCCCAAGGGCCTGCACCAGCCGCCTTACGCGGTCTGATCGTACACCGTTCGTCCCGGCGAAGGCCGGGGCGGCCGTGTCCGGCGCACGATATCGCGTTGTGCAACGCCCGCGCCTGCAGCTTGCGCTGGCATGGCCATGCGTCGCCGCTTGAAACATCCTCGCGCAAGGCTTTAAACGAGAGCCTCTTCCTCCGTGCCCGGGCCGTCGCGCTCCGGTACCTAGAACAGGCGTTTTCGTGACCCGCACCGCTCTTCTTCGCCCGCTCCTTGCGGTTACCGCGCTCGCTGCCAGCCTCGGTCCAAATGTCGCCATGGCGAGGGAAAACTGGACGCTGGTGATCCACGGCGGTGCAGGCGTAATCCGGCCCGACAAGATCACTCCCGAGCGAGAGGCGGCGGTCAAGGCTGCGCTGCGCAAGGCGCTCGATGCGGGCAGCGCGGTTCTCGACAAGGGCGGCGCTGCGCTCGATGCGGTCGAGGCGGCGCTGCGTGTGCTCGAGGACGACCCCAACTTCAACGCCGGGCGCGGGGCGGTCTTTACTTCGGCCGGGGCCAACGAGCTCGATTCCTCGATCATGGATGGCGCGACCCGTCAGGCGGGCGCGGTGGCGGGCGTCACGCATACGCGCCACCCGATCAGCCTCGCACGGGCCGTGATGGAGCGCAGCAAGCACGTGATGCTCGCTGGCGAAGGGGCCGATGCTTTCTCACGTGAGAGCGGGCTCGAACAGGCCGATCCCTCGTGGTTCCGCACCGAGGAGCGCTGGCAGCAGCTCCAGCGCCTGCTCCACCCCGAACAGGCCTCGGCCGAGGATCACGTGGTGAAAAAGTACGGAACGGTCGGCGCGGTCGCGCGCGATGCCAAGGGCAACCTCGCGGCGGGCACCTCGACCGGGGGTATCGCGGGTAAGCTCTACGGGCGCGTGGGTGACAGCCCGATCATCGGCGCCGGGACTTACGCTGACAACCGTGCCTGTGCGGTCTCGGCAACGGGCGCGGGCGAATACTATATCCGCGAAGGCGTCGCGCACGAGATCTGCGCGCGCATCCGCTTCCTCGGTGAAGATGCGCAGAAGGCCGCCGATACGGTGCAGGCAGAGACGCTGGCGCTCGGCGGTGATGGCGGAGTTATCGTAATCGACGCGAGTGGCAATCCGGCCTGGTCGTTCAATACGCCTGGCATGTACCGCGCCAAGGCGCGCGAGGGGCGCGAGCCCGTCGTCGCGATCTACGGCGATGCGACCTCAGAACGATAGGACCGCCTCGCCGATCGCGTCCCAGACCTGCGCCAGGTCCTCGTCGGTGATGCAATAGGGCGGCATCACGTAGACGGTATTGCCGAGCGGGCGCAGCAGCACGCCACGCTCGCGGAAGAAGGCCATGAGCCGGGGGGCGAGCGCATTCATGTAGCCATCGGCCTCGTTCGACTTGAGGTCGAGCGCGGCGATCGTGCCGAGGTTGCGCGGGCGGTCGAAATGATAGACCTGCCCGAGCTTGTCGAGCCAGTGCGCCTGCTTTGCCGAGAGGGCGGCGATGCGCTCGCGCACCGGTTCCTCGCGCCACAGCTTGAGGTTCGCGCAGGCCGCCGCGCAGGCGATCGGATTGGCGGTATAGCTCGAGGAATGGAAGAACATGCGCGCGCGGTCGGACGAGAAATGCGCCTCGTAGATCGGTTCGCTCGCCATGGTCACCGCGAGCGGCACCGCGCCGCCGGTGAGGCCCTTGGACAGGCACAGGATATCGGGCACCACATCGGCCTGTTCGCAGGCGAGCAGCGTGCCGGTGCGGCCCCAGCCGGTCATCACTTCGTCGGCGATGAACAGCACGCCGTAGCGCGCGCAGATCTCGCGCACGGCGGCAAGGACGCGGGGCGAATAGACCAGCATTCCGCCCGCGCCCAGCACCAGCGGCTCGACGATGAGCGCGGCGGTATCGCGCATGCGGCACAGCGCCTCGAGCGCGTCGAGCGTGTTCTGCCCGGTTTCGTCTTCGGGAAAGGGAATGCGTCCGACGTCGAAGAGCAGCGGGTCGTAGGGCTGGTTGAACACTCCGCGCTCGCCCACCGACATCGCGCCGATGGTGTCGCCGTGGTAGCTGTGCTCCATCACCACGATCCGGCTGCGCGCCTCGCCGCGCCAGTGCCAGAAGCCCAGCGCCATCTTGAGCGCGACCTCGACGCTGGTCGAACCCGAGTCGGAGAAGAACACGCGCGTCAGCGTCTCGGGCATGATCGTGCGCAGGCCTGCGGCGACTTCCTCGGCTGGCGCGTGGGTCCACCCGGCGAAGATCATCTGGTCGAGCTTTTGCGCCTGCTCGGCGATCGCGGCCATGATCGGGGGATGGCAGTGCCCGTGCGTCGTCACCCACCAGGACGAGATCGCATCGATCATGCTGGTACCGTCGGCAAGGTTGAGCCGTGCTCCCTTCGCACTCTCGACCATCGGGATCGGCTCGCCTAGGCCGTGCTGGGTGAAGGGGTGCCAGATCGAGGACGTGCGCTCGAGGGAAGTCATGGGCGAAAGTCCTCCAGCGTGAAGTTTTCGAGAAACGCGTTTCGTAGCGCTTCGGGCGTCAGCGGGTCGAGGCGCGGCAGGCGACCGAGGCGGCGCACCTTGCCCAGCTCGCAGATAATCGCCTCGCTGTCGGGCTCGCTATCGCCGACGAAGGCGACGCCGAGCACGGGGATGGCGCGGGCGCGCAATGCCTCGAGCGAGAGCAGCGAATGGTTGATCGTGCCCAGCTGCGTGCGTGCGACAAGCACGACGGGCGCGCCCCACCGCGGGAACTGGTCGATGTAGGTGCGGCGGCGCGTGAGCGGGACGTGCACGCCGCCCGCACCCTCGACGACCAGCGGCCCTGAGACCTGTGGCAGCGCGAGGCGTTCGGGATCGATCTCGACCCCGTCGATCTCGGCGGCGCGATGCGGCGAGCAGGGGGTGGCGAGGCGGTAGGCCTCTGCCAGCACCTTCTCGCGTGCGAGCCCGCCGAGATTGGCGACGCGCTCGGCATCCGTTTCGCCGAACACCTCGTGCGGCTCGACGCCCGCCTGTACCGGCTTCCAGTAGTGCGCGCCCAGCGCTCCGGCGAGCGCGGCGGCGAAGACGGTCTTGCCGATCTCGGTGTCGGTGCCGGTGACGACCAGCGGCTGGCAGGGGCTTTGCGCGGACATGGGGGGCTTTCCGGTCAGGGTTCTTGGCGGGTGATCACCAGGGTCGCGACCTCGTATGTCACCCGGCAATGGTTACGCTCGAATTGGGCCATGACTGCGCGAAGCTGCGCAGGGGTGAGCGGGCGATGGTTGCCGCGCGCGGTGCCGGCACCGATGGCCTTGATCGCGCGCAGGAAACGCGCGGCACTGGCATGGGTTTCGGTGTGGTAGGTTACCTCGAGAACCTCGGGGTTTAGCGCGGCGAAGGCCTCCACGGGAGGAAAGGCGGGCGTCCCGGCGGCAAGGCCGAGTTCTTCGTGCGCCGCGCGCCATTCGGCAAAGGTGCCCGAAAGCAAGGTTGCGACAACGATGCGGCCGTCCGGCGCGAGCCAGTCGCGCATGCGTGCAAGGGCGGCGGGAGCATCGGCGAACCACTGGAGCGCGAAGCTGGAGCACACGAGGTCGAAGGGGCCACCATCGGGCGTGCCGTTCTCACCATCGAGCACGGCGAAGCGGCTTCTGGCCGTGTTCCCAAGCCCTGCGCGGCAACGCTCGACCATCGCTGCCGAAAGGTCGGTGACGAGCCAGTCGCCGCCGATCCCGTTTTCGCCAAGCGCGCAGGTGAGAAAGCCCGTGCCGCAGCCGATTTCGAGCAGGCGCGGCTCTGGCGGGAGCGCCAGACTTGCGATGCGCGCGGCAAGCTCGTCCGCCACCTTGCGCTGGATGCGCGCCTCACCCTCGTAGTCGCGCGCAGCGTCGAAGGCGGCGGCGATGTCGTCCCGTCGGGGCATCATCGCGCGAGCGTCCCGATCATGCCGCGTACCGCCTGTGCGCAGAGCGCCGGGTCCTCGAGCGGCAGCAGGTGGCCGCCCTCGGGCACGTCGATGCGCTGCGCGTCCTCGCGGGCGAAGGCCTCCTCGCGCATGGCGGGCGGGAGCAGCGGGTCGCGCCCGCCATGGATTGCGAGCAGCGGCACCGGGCAGGGCGGGCTGTCGCCGTCGCGAAGGCGCAGCAGGTCGGCCTGCAGCAGCGGGGTGTCGAGCGTGTCGGGATCAGCCGCTTCCTCGCCTTCGGGGCAGCCGCATGTGCGGCGAAAGTCGGCGAGCACGCTCGCGGGACTCTGAGCGAAGCGGCGGATCATGCGGTCGACCACGCGCACTGGCACGCCCGCCTTGTCCGGCCTTGCGGTGAAGCGCGCGAAACCGTTGATCGCGACCAGCCCTACGAGCCCCGGCGGCGGCGCGGCGAGCAGGCGCATGGTGCCAAGGCTGTGCGTCACCGCGATGCAGGGACCTTCGACCTGAGCATCCGGCCCAGTCGGGGCGCCGAAGTAACCCCGGTCTTCGATGACCTGCTCCCATTCGCGCAACTGCGCGGCGAGCGGGCGCCAGAACCCGGCATCGAAACCCCAGCCGTGCACGAAGAGCAGCTTCATAGCGCCTGCGCGAGCGCGCCGAGCAGCGCGTCGATCTCTGCCTCGCCGTGGGCCGCGCGAAGGGCGATGCGCAGGCGGCTCGAGCCTGCGGGCACCGTCGGCGGACGGATCGCGCCTGCCAGCATGCCTAGTGCTTCCAGCCGCGCGGCAAGCGCCATCGTTTCCGCCTCGCCGCCGATGATGGCGGGCACGATCTGGCTCGAGCTTGGTCCGTGGTCGATGCCCAGAGCGGCGAGACCCGAACGCAGCCGTTCGCCCATCGCGCCAAGGTGCGCGCGCTCGGCATCCATCTGCGGCACGAGGTCTAGCGCGGCATTGATCGCGCCGAGGACGCCGGGCGGGGGCGCGGTGGTGAAGACGAAGCCGCTGGCCGCATTGACAAGGTAGTCGATCAGCACGCGCGATCCCGCGACATAGGCGCCGAAGCCGCCCAGCGCCTTGCTGAAGGTGCCCATCGCGAGATCGACCCCGCCGGGAACCTCGGCGCACAGGCCCGCGCCGCCGGGGCCGAGCACGCCGGTGGCATGGGCCTCGTCGATGTAGAGCGCGGCATCGTGGCGCTCGGCCAGTGCGCGCAGCGCCGCAATGTCGGCGCGGTCGCCGTCCATCGAGAACACGCTCTCGGTCAGGATCAGGCGCGCGGGCGCATCGCGGCCCTTGCTCTCGAGGAGCTGCTCGAGGTGGGCGAGGTCGTTGTGGCGAAAGCGATGCTGGCGCAGGCCCGCCATCGCCAGCCCGGCATGCATCGAGGCGTGGTTGAGCCGGTCGCTGAAGACCGCGAGCCCCGGCATGGCGGCGGCGAGCGCGGGGATCACCGCAGCATTGGCCTGCCAGCCGCTGGCGAAGACGAGCGCGGCTTCGGTGTGCTTGAAGCGCGCGATCCGTTCTTCGAGTGCGAGTTGCGCCGCGCTCGTGCCGGTGACCAGCCGCGAGGCGCCCGAGCCGGTGCCGTATTCGCGCGTAAATGCGTTTGCACGCTCGGCGAGCAGGGGATGGCGGGCAAGGCCGAGGTAGTCATTGCTCGAAAAGTCGATCAGCGTGCGACCATCGCGCAGCAAGCGACCGTTCGCTTCCAGCGCGGTCGGGCGCAGCACGCGGCGCTGTCCGGCACGCTCCATGCGCACCAGCGCTGCATCGAGGAAGGGGTCGAGCCTGCTCATCGTGGCTGCCGGTTATGGCATGTGCGCCGCGCTGACAATGGCTCAGGTCGCAAGCGTGCATACGGCGCGGCGCAGCACGTGGGGTTGTCATTGCAACCAGCGCTGACGAGATAGGTTGCCCATTGGTATCGCCTGCGGCCCGCATTCGGCGGGCGACAAGGCCCAGCAACGTATAAATCAGGAATTTTCATGAAGGTCTTCATCGTCGGCGCCGCTGGCAAGATCGGTTCACGGCTCGTGCCGCTGCTCGCCGGGGCAGGGCACCTGCCGCTCGCCCTCCACCGCAAGCCCGAACAGGCCGAGGCTCTCACCGCCGCCGGCGCAACGAGCGTCGAAGGCGACATTACCGCGCTCGACACCGACGGGCTTGCCGCGCTCATGCAGGGTGCCGACGCGGTGGTGTTCAGTGCCGGGGCCGGCGGTGCGGGCTACGAGCTCACAAACGCGGTCGATGGCGAGGGGCTGATCAAGTCGGTCGCCGCCGCACGCAAGGCGGGCATCGCGCGCTTCGTGCTGGTCTCGGCCTTCCCCGAAGCCGGGCGCGATGCCGAGCCCAAGGCGGGTTTCGAGAACTACATGCGGGTCAAGAAGATGACCGATGCGCACCTTGCGCAGAGCGATCTCGACTGGGTGATCCTGCGCCCGGGCACGCTGAGCGATGGCGCGGGCAGCGGCAAGGTCAGCATCGGGCTCGCGCTGACCTATGGCTCGGTGGCGCGCGATGACGTCGCCGCCACGCTCGCCGGCATCCTCGAGCGGCCCGCGCTCTCGCGGGTGATCCTCGAGCTGACCGAAGGCGATACGCCCCTGGCCGAGGCGCTCGACGCGATGGCCTGATCGCTCTCCTCCCCGCCACTTGCGGCGAGGCGAATCCATGCCGGGACGGGCCGAGCCTTCCGCACCTTGTCGGCATTGGTCGGATTGCGCAGAGACCTTGGCGTGTCTTGCAGGGCCTTGTCCTGCTCACTGCAAACCAAGGATAGTTTGATGTCGTACCGCCATGCTCTCGCTCTTGCCGCAGGTCTTGCCGCCGCAGCCGCGATGACCGCCAGCCCTGCCTCGGCGCAGGTCACCGCCGAGGCCAACGTTGCCAAGTGGAAGGGCCAGTGGGGCGGCGAGATCGGCGTCGGCTACCCGATCCTGCGCGATGGCGGCTTTTCGGTGACGCCCTCGGTCGGCGCGTTCATCTACGACCGCGATCACCCGAACTACTACGAGGTTGGCGACGAGTGCTATCGTCGCGTGGACGATGCTCCGGCCGGCGAGAGCCGCTGCGACGGCAGCGGGCTCAAGGCTTACGGG is a window of Novosphingobium aureum DNA encoding:
- the bioD gene encoding dethiobiotin synthase; translated protein: MSAQSPCQPLVVTGTDTEIGKTVFAAALAGALGAHYWKPVQAGVEPHEVFGETDAERVANLGGLAREKVLAEAYRLATPCSPHRAAEIDGVEIDPERLALPQVSGPLVVEGAGGVHVPLTRRRTYIDQFPRWGAPVVLVARTQLGTINHSLLSLEALRARAIPVLGVAFVGDSEPDSEAIICELGKVRRLGRLPRLDPLTPEALRNAFLENFTLEDFRP
- a CDS encoding leucyl aminopeptidase family protein, with the protein product MSDKNALIQPDRGQSATAIHLVDKDGLDAFRKGLNGAQRAALDAQRFVADGYDHAIIPDGEGWAVVSGVADAANLSSWCMARLAEKLPAGTYRRVGGEPGPAMFGWITGQYAFERYLSEPREEGPRVLLTSEVKSIEALSAEAEAVMLVRDLVNTPAEDMGPAQLEAEAESLQKAFRAELRVTRGDMLEHDFPMVHAVGRAASRSHAPRMIELEWGDPKHPRVAVVGKGVCFDSGGLDIKPGSGMLLMKKDMGGAAHALALARLIMHNKLPVRLHLLVPAVENAIAGNAFRPGDILKSRAGISVEIGNTDAEGRLILGDALARAGEGEPELVIDFATLTGAARVAVGPDLPALFARRDGTAQALLDAGLESDDPCWRLPLHEGYREYLKSDIADINNAGTGGFAGACTAALFLDRFVPKDCDWAHLDTFAWRPAAKPGRSKGGAALGLRAAWHMLASRYGQNGA
- a CDS encoding alpha/beta fold hydrolase, with translation MKLLFVHGWGFDAGFWRPLAAQLREWEQVIEDRGYFGAPTGPDAQVEGPCIAVTHSLGTMRLLAAPPPGLVGLVAINGFARFTARPDKAGVPVRVVDRMIRRFAQSPASVLADFRRTCGCPEGEEAADPDTLDTPLLQADLLRLRDGDSPPCPVPLLAIHGGRDPLLPPAMREEAFAREDAQRIDVPEGGHLLPLEDPALCAQAVRGMIGTLAR
- a CDS encoding SH3 domain-containing protein, encoding MATEDSYTRPSHIEGMLAMTGPSTPAEPDCLPVRGDLAHIKLAGIYFVPHYAVPMPRRTLEGALLRATGHRDGETITTIEAGTTFNVLDIAGAWTWGQIGEDGLVGYVALDQLAPATDPATDGAA
- a CDS encoding methyltransferase domain-containing protein, with translation MMPRRDDIAAAFDAARDYEGEARIQRKVADELAARIASLALPPEPRLLEIGCGTGFLTCALGENGIGGDWLVTDLSAAMVERCRAGLGNTARSRFAVLDGENGTPDGGPFDLVCSSFALQWFADAPAALARMRDWLAPDGRIVVATLLSGTFAEWRAAHEELGLAAGTPAFPPVEAFAALNPEVLEVTYHTETHASAARFLRAIKAIGAGTARGNHRPLTPAQLRAVMAQFERNHCRVTYEVATLVITRQEP
- the map gene encoding type I methionyl aminopeptidase, with translation MTDYQTVEPGDQTVLRDGTIKLHGPEAFEGMRKAGRLAAQILDEIAPMVQPGVTTAALDDKVRELTLDGGAVPATLGYRGYAHSCCISINHVVCHGIPSEKTLKDGDIVNIDVTPLLDGWHGDSSRMYFSGEPSLKARRLVDVTYECLMIGIEQAKPGNRIGDIGAAIQRHAESHRYGVVREFCGHGLGRLFHDAPEVVHAGRPGTGPEIRPGMFFTIEPMINLGKPAVKLLSDGWTAVTRDKSLSAQFEHSIGITEDGCEIFTLSPKGLHQPPYAV
- a CDS encoding DUF4163 domain-containing protein — translated: MGMGTWGERPALQGASAAKRILALTLCAGFGLVLSACSGGAEQEAQQAVPSEGASAAAMGAATLDASAADATEAASPELEFSQNAGRAVDVSTDLYEFQYAYPDAAGAIAPLKAELDARLDKARKGLAEGAREERKAAKEGGYPYRTYSYGETWKVVTDLPGWLSLSSEIYTYTGGAHGMSGFNALLWDRKAEALRKPLDLFASPQALSSALRERFCKALDRERAERRGGPVKPDDMFGDCIDPVEQTVLLGSSNGATFDRIGIEVGPYAAGPYAEGSYEVTLPVDGAVMRALKPQYRGSFSPSS
- a CDS encoding adenosylmethionine--8-amino-7-oxononanoate transaminase — encoded protein: MTSLERTSSIWHPFTQHGLGEPIPMVESAKGARLNLADGTSMIDAISSWWVTTHGHCHPPIMAAIAEQAQKLDQMIFAGWTHAPAEEVAAGLRTIMPETLTRVFFSDSGSTSVEVALKMALGFWHWRGEARSRIVVMEHSYHGDTIGAMSVGERGVFNQPYDPLLFDVGRIPFPEDETGQNTLDALEALCRMRDTAALIVEPLVLGAGGMLVYSPRVLAAVREICARYGVLFIADEVMTGWGRTGTLLACEQADVVPDILCLSKGLTGGAVPLAVTMASEPIYEAHFSSDRARMFFHSSSYTANPIACAAACANLKLWREEPVRERIAALSAKQAHWLDKLGQVYHFDRPRNLGTIAALDLKSNEADGYMNALAPRLMAFFRERGVLLRPLGNTVYVMPPYCITDEDLAQVWDAIGEAVLSF
- the argC gene encoding N-acetyl-gamma-glutamyl-phosphate reductase; its protein translation is MARTVFIDGAAGTTGLEIAARLEARSEFELIILDDEKRKDDAARAEALNDADFVILCLPDDAAKAAVGMIRNETTRVIDASSAHRTAEGWTYGFAEVIGHEAIADARHVSNPGCYPSGFIALVAPLVRAGLLPADWPYVCHAVSGYSGGGKALISRFEQEPDIAYRAYGLAMGHKHVPEMKRHAGIGHDPVFAPAVVPAHRGMLVEVPLHLSMMDKAGSPDELRAALAEFYAGSPVVKVLVDTPGELLLHRAMEPSDALSLRVFGAADGAQARLAAVLDNLGKGASGAAVQNLNIMAGLDETAGLRL
- a CDS encoding isoaspartyl peptidase/L-asparaginase family protein, with translation MARENWTLVIHGGAGVIRPDKITPEREAAVKAALRKALDAGSAVLDKGGAALDAVEAALRVLEDDPNFNAGRGAVFTSAGANELDSSIMDGATRQAGAVAGVTHTRHPISLARAVMERSKHVMLAGEGADAFSRESGLEQADPSWFRTEERWQQLQRLLHPEQASAEDHVVKKYGTVGAVARDAKGNLAAGTSTGGIAGKLYGRVGDSPIIGAGTYADNRACAVSATGAGEYYIREGVAHEICARIRFLGEDAQKAADTVQAETLALGGDGGVIVIDASGNPAWSFNTPGMYRAKAREGREPVVAIYGDATSER